In the genome of Brachypodium distachyon strain Bd21 chromosome 3, Brachypodium_distachyon_v3.0, whole genome shotgun sequence, the window GTTTTGTAGAATCTGGTAGCAGCTGAAAGTTTACCTTGCAGAGTGGATGAAGCAAGTGAAGGACACCAGGAAGCAGACAAGGAGCGAGATGTACTTCACCGCAGCTGTTGcctggctggtgtcgccgtagaCAAGCTGCGTCATGAACACCTTGGTCGTGCTGCTCACCCATGCCCCGATGAGCGAGCCCAGCGCGATGGACAGCGAGGCCAGGTTTGTGGACGCTGAGATGCTGCTGGAGATTACGCTCAGCGCCAGCGCCGTCTCCTCTGGTGTCGTCTGCAGCAACAGCCAAACGCAGCACAGTCAAGTTCATCAGTCAAAAAACTAACATGTTACCGACAAACACAACCGAATGATGGACGAGTCAAACAGAAAATTCCTCGGAAAGTTGAAGAAGATCAACAGTGCTGTTACCTGGGTCATGCGCCGAACCCATGCCAGCTTGTTGTGGTTCTCATAGCCGATGACGGTGGTGCCCGGATGCCGGAGAATCcggtagaggaggaggaggtggtagCCGAACATGATCACCAACCCACACGGCACCAGCACCAGGTCCAGGGAGCCCTTCTCCCGCAGCATCTCCTCTCTAACCTCCCTCTTCGGTCCCTCTTCTGTTCTTCCCTTATCTCATTTCTGTTTCCATATGTGATATGATCGTGCCctgtgcttgtgtgttttatttggattttgtgtttgtgtgtgcgCCAGTGGCCGGAGTTATCAGCCGGTTGCTTCTGGGTTTTGTGTTGGATTGTCGCTTTGGGTGCAAGATACGAGGGAAGGGGAAGCAAATTGTGTGAGCTTTGCTTCGAAGAAAGGCAGTGAGATAATGGCTTCACGGGTTATTATTGGATATCTCGAGCTCTTCCAACCGAACCAGCCGTGGTGTTTC includes:
- the LOC100827597 gene encoding uncharacterized protein LOC100827597; translation: MLREKGSLDLVLVPCGLVIMFGYHLLLLYRILRHPGTTVIGYENHNKLAWVRRMTQTTPEETALALSVISSSISASTNLASLSIALGSLIGAWVSSTTKVFMTQLVYGDTSQATAAVKYISLLVCFLVSFTCFIHSARYYVQASFLVSTLDSDVPASYVQHAMIRGGNFWSTGLRALYFATTLLMWIFGPIPMFACSVFMVFILHFLDSNSLPLHQHQFTVRKQHDQRALASASTTWQPSPQNAIISNPILSPVTFFT